A single region of the Kocuria rosea genome encodes:
- the galE gene encoding UDP-glucose 4-epimerase GalE, which produces MKILVTGGTGYIGSHTVLALLGAGHDVVVMDNLANSSRTSLERVEELAGRAVEAFAEVDLLDPAGLDALFAEHRPEAVIHFAGLKAVGESAELPLWYYRTNVAGTLNLLDAMGAHGCRSIVFSSSATVYGAPEEMPLTEKQPMDAQNPYGRTKEHIEDMLVDLAASDPSWNVALLRYFNPVGAHESGRIGEDPSGVPNNLLPFIAQVAVGRREKLKVYGADYPTADGTGVRDYIHVVDLADGHLRALDHITEHGGVRTWNLGTGKGYSVLEVHAAFERASGRSIPYEITDRRPGDAAVSYADPSTALAELGWSADRDLDTMCRDHWNWQRSNPEGYAAGA; this is translated from the coding sequence ATGAAGATTCTCGTCACCGGGGGAACCGGCTACATCGGCTCGCACACCGTCCTCGCCCTGCTGGGGGCCGGGCACGACGTCGTCGTGATGGACAACCTCGCGAACTCCTCGCGGACCTCGCTGGAGCGGGTCGAGGAGCTCGCGGGACGCGCCGTCGAGGCGTTCGCGGAGGTCGACCTCCTCGACCCCGCGGGACTCGACGCCCTGTTCGCGGAGCACCGCCCGGAGGCCGTGATCCACTTCGCCGGGCTCAAGGCCGTCGGCGAGTCGGCCGAGCTGCCCCTGTGGTACTACCGCACCAACGTGGCCGGCACCCTCAACCTGCTGGACGCCATGGGGGCCCACGGCTGCCGGTCCATCGTGTTCTCCTCCTCGGCCACGGTCTACGGCGCCCCCGAGGAGATGCCGCTGACCGAGAAGCAGCCCATGGACGCGCAGAACCCGTACGGGCGGACCAAGGAGCACATCGAGGACATGCTCGTGGACCTCGCCGCGTCGGACCCGTCCTGGAACGTCGCCCTGCTGCGCTACTTCAACCCGGTGGGCGCCCACGAGTCCGGGCGGATCGGCGAGGACCCCTCGGGCGTGCCGAACAACCTGCTGCCGTTCATCGCCCAGGTGGCCGTGGGCCGGCGCGAGAAGCTGAAGGTGTACGGCGCCGACTACCCGACCGCCGACGGGACGGGCGTGCGCGACTACATCCACGTGGTGGACCTCGCCGACGGGCACCTCAGGGCCCTGGACCACATCACCGAGCACGGCGGGGTGCGCACCTGGAACCTGGGCACGGGCAAGGGCTACTCGGTGCTCGAGGTGCACGCCGCCTTCGAGCGGGCCTCCGGGCGCAGCATCCCCTACGAGATCACGGACCGGCGGCCCGGCGACGCCGCGGTGTCCTACGCCGATCCGTCGACGGCCCTGGCCGAGCTGGGCTGGTCCGCCGACCGGGACCTCGACACGATGTGCCGGGACCACTGGAACTGGCAGCGGAGCAACCCCGAGGGCTACGCCGCGGGCGCCTGA
- the dapD gene encoding 2,3,4,5-tetrahydropyridine-2,6-dicarboxylate N-succinyltransferase, which yields MEAMTSSTSRPASGLGLATVVASGPKEGTVLDVWYPAPSLSDAVDTSLDADLRLAATADPDRNVRSEIVETSIDLDAAPADAADAYLRLHLLSHRLVRPNTLNLDGVFGLLANVAWTDRGPVLAEELTFALLRMKASGGHVTVHSVDKFPRMVDYVVPAGVRIGDASRIRLGAHLAEGTTVMHEGFVNFNAGTLGQSMVEGRISAGVVVGDATDVGGGASIMGTLSGGGKERITVGERVLLGANSGVGISLGDDCVVEAGLYVTAGTRVSVHSDGERSTAKASELSGLSNLLFRRNSLTGAVEVLPRAGGTVELNAALHAN from the coding sequence ATGGAGGCCATGACTTCTTCCACCTCTCGTCCCGCCTCCGGACTCGGCCTGGCCACCGTCGTGGCCTCGGGCCCCAAGGAGGGCACCGTCCTCGACGTCTGGTACCCCGCCCCGTCCCTCTCCGACGCGGTCGACACCTCCCTCGACGCGGACCTGCGGCTCGCGGCCACCGCCGACCCCGACCGCAACGTCCGCAGCGAGATCGTCGAGACCTCGATCGACCTCGACGCCGCGCCCGCCGACGCCGCGGACGCCTACCTGCGCCTGCACCTGCTCTCCCACCGCCTCGTGCGCCCCAACACCCTGAACCTCGACGGCGTGTTCGGCCTGCTCGCCAACGTCGCCTGGACGGACCGCGGGCCCGTGCTCGCCGAGGAGCTGACCTTCGCGCTGCTCCGGATGAAGGCCTCCGGCGGGCACGTGACCGTGCACAGCGTGGACAAGTTCCCGCGAATGGTGGACTACGTGGTCCCCGCGGGCGTGCGGATCGGCGACGCCAGCCGGATCCGGCTCGGCGCCCACCTCGCCGAGGGCACCACGGTGATGCACGAGGGCTTCGTCAACTTCAACGCCGGCACCCTGGGCCAGTCCATGGTCGAGGGCAGGATCAGCGCCGGCGTGGTCGTGGGCGACGCCACGGACGTGGGCGGCGGCGCCTCCATCATGGGCACCCTCTCCGGCGGCGGCAAGGAGCGGATCACCGTGGGCGAGCGCGTGCTGCTCGGCGCCAACTCCGGTGTCGGCATCTCCCTCGGCGACGACTGCGTGGTCGAGGCCGGCCTCTACGTCACCGCCGGCACCCGGGTGAGCGTGCACTCCGACGGCGAGCGGTCCACGGCCAAGGCCTCGGAGCTCTCGGGCCTGTCCAACCTGCTGTTCCGCCGCAACTCCCTCACCGGCGCCGTCGAGGTGCTGCCCCGCGCCGGCGGGACCGTGGAGCTCAACGCGGCGCTGCACGCCAACTGA
- the fdxA gene encoding ferredoxin: protein MTYVIAQPCVDVKDKACVEECPVDCIYEGERSLYIHPDECVDCGACEPVCPVEAIYYEDDTPEEWADYYKANVEFFDDLGSPGGAAKLGNTHTDHPMIAALPPQNQDVAL from the coding sequence GTGACCTACGTCATCGCCCAGCCCTGTGTCGACGTGAAGGACAAGGCCTGCGTCGAGGAGTGCCCCGTCGACTGCATCTACGAGGGGGAGCGCTCGCTCTACATCCACCCCGACGAGTGCGTGGACTGCGGTGCGTGCGAACCGGTGTGCCCCGTCGAGGCCATCTACTACGAGGACGACACCCCCGAGGAGTGGGCCGACTACTACAAGGCGAACGTCGAGTTCTTCGACGACCTCGGCTCGCCCGGTGGCGCCGCGAAGCTCGGCAACACGCACACGGACCACCCCATGATCGCGGCGCTGCCCCCGCAGAACCAGGACGTCGCCCTGTGA
- a CDS encoding citrate synthase produces the protein MTESAQKTGTARLDYGNGSPLELPLQDATEGNRGYAITNMLKETGNVAFDPGFMNTANARSAITYIDGNNGILRYRGYPIEELAQHSSFIETAYLLIYGELPSPSELEDFDTRIRRHTMVHEDLKSFFNGFPRNAHPMPVLSSAVSALSTFYGDSLDPFDQEQVEISTIRLLAKVPTLAAYAYKKSKGEPMLYPQNDLSYTENFLRMCFGVPAEDYEIDPAMAKALDVLLMLHADHEQNCSTSTVRLVGSSHANMFASVSAGINALYGPLHGGANEAVLAMLNRIETQGVTPEDFMEQVKNKESGARLMGFGHRVYKNYDPRARIVKDYAHEILEKLGGNDQQLEIAMRLEEKALADDYFVERKLYPNVDFYTGLIYKAMGFPEKMFTVLFAIGRLPGWIAQWREMIEDPETKIGRPRQLYVGEGERHYPQR, from the coding sequence ATGACTGAGTCTGCACAGAAGACCGGGACGGCCCGGCTCGACTACGGGAACGGAAGCCCCCTCGAGCTGCCCCTCCAGGACGCCACCGAGGGCAACCGCGGCTACGCGATCACGAACATGCTCAAGGAGACCGGCAACGTCGCCTTCGACCCCGGGTTCATGAACACGGCGAACGCGCGCTCCGCCATCACCTACATCGACGGCAACAACGGCATCCTCCGGTACCGGGGCTACCCGATCGAGGAGCTCGCCCAGCACTCCAGCTTCATCGAGACCGCCTACCTGCTCATCTACGGCGAGCTGCCCTCGCCGTCCGAGCTCGAGGACTTCGACACCCGGATCCGCCGGCACACCATGGTCCACGAGGACCTCAAGAGCTTCTTCAACGGGTTCCCGCGCAACGCCCACCCGATGCCCGTGCTGTCCTCGGCCGTCTCGGCGCTGTCCACGTTCTACGGGGACTCCCTCGACCCGTTCGACCAGGAGCAGGTGGAGATCTCCACCATCCGGCTGCTCGCGAAGGTGCCCACCCTGGCCGCCTACGCCTACAAGAAGTCCAAGGGCGAGCCGATGCTCTACCCGCAGAACGACCTCAGCTACACGGAGAACTTCCTGCGCATGTGCTTCGGCGTGCCCGCCGAGGACTACGAGATCGACCCGGCCATGGCGAAGGCCCTGGACGTGCTGCTGATGCTGCACGCGGACCACGAGCAGAACTGCTCCACCTCCACCGTCCGGCTCGTGGGCTCCTCCCACGCCAACATGTTCGCCTCGGTCTCCGCGGGCATCAACGCCCTCTACGGCCCGCTGCACGGCGGCGCGAACGAGGCCGTGCTCGCGATGCTCAACCGGATCGAGACGCAGGGCGTGACGCCCGAGGACTTCATGGAGCAGGTCAAGAACAAGGAGTCCGGCGCCCGGCTCATGGGCTTCGGCCACCGGGTCTACAAGAACTACGACCCCCGGGCCCGCATCGTCAAGGACTACGCCCACGAGATCCTCGAGAAGCTGGGCGGCAACGACCAGCAGCTCGAGATCGCCATGCGGCTCGAGGAGAAGGCCCTCGCCGACGACTACTTCGTGGAGCGCAAGCTCTACCCGAACGTCGACTTCTACACGGGCCTCATCTACAAGGCGATGGGCTTCCCCGAGAAGATGTTCACCGTCCTCTTCGCGATCGGCCGGCTGCCCGGCTGGATCGCCCAGTGGCGGGAGATGATCGAGGACCCGGAGACCAAGATCGGCCGCCCGCGCCAGCTCTACGTGGGCGAGGGCGAGCGGCACTACCCGCAGCGCTGA
- a CDS encoding glutaredoxin domain-containing protein, giving the protein MTGRPVRSWWLAALVVLATGAAAAVRLGRGELGEATIAVLAGAVAVALCSPLVFPRRGAAPDAVTVYYRPGCGYCLRLRASLGSRARRARWVDIWADPDAAAYVRSVNGGDATVPTVVVDSVPHTNPSPATVRAALEHRA; this is encoded by the coding sequence GTGACCGGACGCCCCGTGCGCAGCTGGTGGCTCGCGGCGCTCGTCGTGCTCGCGACCGGCGCCGCCGCCGCCGTCCGGCTCGGGCGCGGCGAGCTCGGCGAGGCGACGATCGCCGTGCTCGCCGGCGCCGTGGCCGTCGCGCTGTGCTCCCCGCTGGTCTTCCCGCGCCGGGGCGCCGCCCCGGACGCGGTGACCGTCTACTACCGCCCCGGCTGCGGTTACTGCCTGCGCCTGCGTGCGTCCCTGGGCTCCCGCGCCAGGCGCGCCCGCTGGGTGGACATCTGGGCGGACCCGGACGCCGCCGCCTACGTGCGCTCGGTCAACGGGGGCGACGCGACGGTGCCGACCGTCGTCGTCGACAGCGTCCCGCACACGAACCCTTCCCCCGCCACGGTCCGGGCGGCGCTGGAGCACCGGGCCTGA
- the dapC gene encoding succinyldiaminopimelate transaminase: MTQGDRSFGLALPDYPWDTMAPYRAVAAEHPGGVVDLSIGTPVDPTPLVVQDALAAAADAHGYPTTHGTPALREAVVAWYARRRGVTGLDPAAVMPTVGSKELVAWLPLLLGLRPGDVVVRPTVAYPTYDIGAQLAGAEAVAADDLDELDDDVRSRVRMVWLNSPANPTGIVRDAASLRRVVDQARALGAVVASDECYAELGWGAWDVQQGGAPVPSVLDPRVSGGDHSLLLSAYSLSKQSNAAGYRAAFLAGDPRLMASLVNSRKHAGMIVPAPIQEAMRAALGDDAHVTAQKALYRSRRERLVPAAEAFGLRVEHSEAGLYLWCTAGEDTWTTVQRFAERGVVVGPGVFYGTAGEGYVRLALTATDERIDAAVERLGRA; the protein is encoded by the coding sequence GTGACGCAGGGGGACCGTTCCTTCGGCCTCGCCCTGCCCGACTACCCGTGGGACACGATGGCCCCGTACCGGGCTGTCGCCGCGGAGCACCCCGGTGGGGTCGTGGACCTGTCCATCGGCACGCCCGTGGACCCCACGCCCCTGGTCGTCCAGGACGCGCTGGCCGCCGCCGCCGACGCCCACGGCTACCCGACCACCCACGGCACCCCCGCCCTGCGCGAGGCCGTCGTCGCCTGGTACGCGCGGCGCCGCGGCGTGACCGGCCTGGACCCCGCCGCGGTCATGCCCACGGTCGGCTCCAAGGAGCTGGTCGCCTGGCTGCCGCTGCTGCTCGGCCTGCGCCCCGGCGACGTCGTCGTGCGGCCCACGGTCGCCTACCCGACCTACGACATCGGGGCCCAGCTGGCGGGCGCCGAGGCCGTGGCCGCGGACGACCTCGACGAGCTCGACGACGACGTGCGCTCCCGCGTGCGCATGGTGTGGCTGAACTCGCCCGCCAACCCCACCGGCATCGTCCGGGACGCGGCGTCGCTGCGGCGGGTGGTCGACCAGGCCCGCGCCCTCGGGGCCGTGGTCGCCTCCGACGAGTGCTACGCCGAGCTCGGCTGGGGCGCCTGGGACGTCCAGCAGGGCGGCGCCCCGGTCCCGTCGGTGCTCGACCCCCGGGTCAGCGGCGGGGACCACTCCCTGCTGCTGTCCGCGTACTCCCTGTCGAAGCAGTCCAACGCCGCCGGCTACCGGGCCGCGTTCCTCGCCGGCGACCCCCGGCTCATGGCGAGCCTCGTCAACTCCCGCAAGCACGCCGGGATGATCGTGCCCGCCCCGATCCAGGAGGCCATGCGGGCCGCCCTGGGCGACGACGCCCACGTCACCGCCCAGAAGGCGCTCTACCGGTCCCGCCGCGAGCGGCTCGTCCCCGCGGCCGAGGCCTTCGGGCTGCGGGTCGAGCACTCCGAGGCCGGGCTCTACCTGTGGTGCACGGCGGGGGAGGACACCTGGACCACGGTGCAGCGCTTCGCGGAGCGGGGCGTCGTGGTGGGCCCGGGGGTGTTCTACGGCACGGCCGGCGAGGGGTACGTGCGTCTCGCCCTGACCGCCACCGACGAGCGCATCGACGCCGCCGTGGAGCGCCTCGGCCGCGCCTGA
- a CDS encoding maleylpyruvate isomerase family mycothiol-dependent enzyme: protein MINPARLHSDLSRLGRETEMFLATTASLSDDELAAPSLCEGWRRADVVAHLASNGRALVKLVDWAVTGQEQAPYASMEARNQDIAELAALPRQELVEKARESAAYFAEQAQRLTGELAVEEVHLHGKVIPATSIVALRIAEVVVHHHDLDTAWTIEEADPDSLLNALEAAVRTMRAKGAPGMTLVTEERDEWVIGDGALRVESDREGLLEWLARGDGENVEADGPLPVLPSW from the coding sequence ATGATCAACCCCGCCCGCCTGCACTCGGACCTCTCCCGCCTCGGCCGCGAGACCGAGATGTTCCTGGCCACCACCGCGTCCCTGTCCGACGACGAGCTGGCCGCCCCCTCGCTGTGCGAGGGATGGCGCCGCGCCGACGTCGTCGCCCACCTCGCCTCCAACGGGCGCGCCCTCGTCAAGCTCGTCGACTGGGCCGTGACCGGGCAGGAGCAGGCCCCCTACGCCTCGATGGAGGCCCGGAACCAGGACATCGCCGAGCTGGCCGCCCTGCCCCGCCAGGAGCTGGTCGAGAAGGCGCGCGAGTCGGCCGCCTACTTCGCCGAGCAGGCCCAGCGGCTGACCGGTGAGCTCGCGGTCGAGGAGGTGCACCTGCACGGCAAGGTGATCCCCGCTACCTCGATCGTGGCGCTGCGCATCGCCGAGGTCGTCGTCCACCACCACGACCTCGACACCGCCTGGACCATCGAGGAGGCCGACCCCGACTCGCTGCTCAACGCCCTCGAGGCCGCCGTGCGCACCATGCGCGCCAAGGGCGCCCCCGGCATGACGCTGGTGACGGAGGAGCGCGACGAGTGGGTGATCGGCGACGGCGCCCTGCGCGTCGAGTCCGACCGGGAGGGCCTGCTCGAGTGGCTGGCCCGCGGCGACGGCGAGAACGTCGAGGCCGACGGCCCGCTGCCGGTGCTGCCCTCCTGGTGA
- the typA gene encoding translational GTPase TypA: MPVTSTTAQRADLRNVAIVAHVDHGKTTIVDAMLQQTHAFSAHGEVEERVMDSGDLEREKGITILAKNTTVFYDGPSAEGETITINVIDTPGHADFGGEVERGLSMVDGVVLLVDASEGPLPQTRFVLRKALEAKLPVILVVNKVDRPDARIEEVVHESMDLLLGLASDISEDEPDLDLDAVLDVPVVYAAGRDGRASLTQPENGGLPDNEDLEPLFATIIKHVPAPSYDPEGVLQAHVTNLDASPFLGRLALLRIFNGTLKKGQTVAWARANGELKNVRISELLATKGLDRVPADSAGAGEIVAVAGIEDITIGETLTDPENPQPLPLITVDDPAISMTIGINTSPLAGRTKGTKVTARQVKDRLDKELVGNVSLKVLPTQRPDAWEVQGRGELALAILVEQMRREGFELTAGKPQVVTKTVDGKVHEPYEHMTIDVPDEFLGAVTQLMAGRKGRMEAMANHGTGWVRMEFKVPARGLIGFRTRFLTETRGAGIASSYADGYEPWAGDIEYRTNGSMIADRAGVVTPFAMINLQERGSFFVEPTSEVYQGMIVGENSRADDMDVNITKEKKLTNMRAASSDTFENLTPPRKLTLEESLEFAREDECVEVTPDAIRIRKVILDANERMKAHRARARA; encoded by the coding sequence ATGCCTGTCACCTCCACCACCGCCCAGCGCGCCGACCTCCGCAACGTGGCCATCGTGGCCCACGTCGACCACGGCAAGACCACCATCGTGGACGCGATGCTCCAGCAGACGCACGCGTTCTCCGCCCACGGTGAGGTCGAGGAGCGCGTGATGGACTCCGGTGACCTGGAGCGCGAGAAGGGGATCACGATCCTCGCCAAGAACACCACGGTGTTCTACGACGGTCCCTCCGCCGAGGGGGAGACCATCACCATCAACGTCATCGACACCCCCGGCCACGCCGATTTCGGCGGCGAGGTCGAGCGCGGCCTGTCCATGGTCGACGGCGTCGTGCTGCTCGTGGACGCCTCCGAGGGCCCGCTGCCGCAGACCCGCTTCGTGCTGCGCAAGGCCCTCGAGGCCAAGCTCCCCGTGATCCTCGTGGTCAACAAGGTCGACCGCCCGGACGCCCGGATCGAGGAGGTCGTGCACGAGTCCATGGACCTGCTGCTGGGCCTGGCCTCGGACATCTCCGAGGACGAGCCGGACCTGGACCTGGACGCCGTCCTGGACGTGCCCGTGGTCTACGCCGCGGGCCGTGACGGCCGGGCCTCCCTGACGCAGCCCGAGAACGGCGGCCTGCCGGACAACGAGGACCTCGAGCCGCTGTTCGCGACCATCATCAAGCACGTCCCCGCGCCCTCCTACGACCCCGAGGGCGTGCTCCAGGCGCACGTGACCAACCTGGACGCCTCCCCGTTCCTGGGCCGTCTCGCCCTGCTGCGCATCTTCAACGGCACCCTCAAGAAGGGCCAGACCGTGGCCTGGGCGCGCGCCAACGGCGAGCTCAAGAACGTGCGGATCTCCGAGCTGCTGGCCACCAAGGGCCTGGACCGCGTCCCGGCCGACTCCGCCGGCGCCGGCGAGATCGTGGCCGTGGCCGGGATCGAGGACATCACCATCGGCGAGACCCTCACCGACCCGGAGAACCCGCAGCCGCTGCCCCTGATCACGGTGGACGACCCCGCGATCTCCATGACCATCGGCATCAACACCTCCCCGCTGGCCGGCCGCACCAAGGGCACCAAGGTCACGGCCCGCCAGGTCAAGGACCGCCTCGACAAGGAGCTCGTCGGCAACGTCTCGCTCAAGGTGCTCCCCACCCAGCGCCCCGACGCCTGGGAGGTCCAGGGCCGCGGCGAGCTGGCCCTGGCGATCCTGGTGGAGCAGATGCGCCGCGAGGGCTTCGAGCTGACCGCGGGCAAGCCCCAGGTCGTGACCAAGACCGTCGACGGCAAGGTGCACGAGCCCTACGAGCACATGACGATCGACGTCCCCGACGAGTTCCTCGGCGCCGTGACCCAGCTGATGGCCGGGCGCAAGGGCCGCATGGAGGCCATGGCCAACCACGGCACCGGCTGGGTGCGGATGGAGTTCAAGGTCCCCGCCCGCGGGCTGATCGGCTTCCGCACCCGGTTCCTCACCGAGACCCGCGGCGCCGGCATCGCGTCCTCCTACGCCGACGGCTACGAGCCGTGGGCCGGGGACATCGAGTACCGCACCAACGGCTCGATGATCGCCGACCGCGCCGGCGTGGTCACCCCGTTCGCCATGATCAACCTGCAGGAGCGCGGGTCCTTCTTCGTGGAGCCCACCTCCGAGGTCTACCAGGGCATGATCGTGGGCGAGAACTCCCGTGCCGACGACATGGACGTGAACATCACGAAGGAGAAGAAGCTCACCAACATGCGTGCGGCCTCCTCCGACACCTTCGAGAACCTCACGCCCCCGCGCAAGCTGACCCTCGAGGAGTCCCTCGAGTTCGCCCGCGAGGACGAGTGCGTGGAGGTCACCCCGGACGCCATCCGCATCCGCAAGGTGATCCTCGACGCCAACGAGCGGATGAAGGCGCACCGGGCCCGGGCCCGCGCCTGA
- a CDS encoding PIG-L family deacetylase, producing MTQPVPYYPEQGVLVREDALPGLLPPGLRPEDARLLFVHAHPDDESIATGATMGRYAELGARVVLLTMTRGERGEVIPEPLHALEVGRPGCTDDGTALGRHRVGELDAAAARLGVAERFFAGEPPALDPAVGFAGGTGHYHDSGMSWGPDGRAAPAEDSSPHSLTAAAADEAAAHVAAAVRAVRPHVLVTYDDDGGYGHPDHVRTSAVAVRGAELAARPGADADGEPVDPWHTPLVWAVEGEARSEDPRPQAAVHGSAGRKRAAMAAHATQLVLSGDGSRFALSNGVWQPFSALETYRLLAGDPDAVAAEEETPGRARASVLSALVTSVAAGAVAASVATVLHSAVWYAPAGWWLPWGLLFATALLLSVSLWVGTATRRVWAAAVPGLTGYLVSWLFAYGGDGSVIVVTDPGTPVGILGLAWFGLVFATTLLSVLVTARWLRARRRRTGAG from the coding sequence GTGACCCAGCCCGTCCCGTACTACCCCGAGCAGGGCGTCCTCGTGCGCGAGGACGCCCTGCCGGGGCTGCTGCCCCCGGGCCTGCGCCCGGAGGACGCCCGGCTCCTGTTCGTGCACGCCCACCCCGACGACGAGTCCATCGCCACCGGCGCCACCATGGGCCGCTACGCGGAGCTCGGCGCGCGGGTCGTGCTGCTCACCATGACCCGCGGCGAGCGCGGCGAGGTCATCCCCGAGCCGCTGCACGCCCTCGAGGTCGGCCGGCCGGGGTGCACCGACGACGGCACGGCCCTGGGCCGCCACCGGGTCGGCGAGCTCGACGCCGCCGCGGCCCGCCTGGGCGTGGCCGAGCGCTTCTTCGCGGGGGAGCCCCCCGCCCTGGACCCCGCCGTGGGCTTCGCCGGCGGCACGGGCCACTACCACGACTCCGGCATGTCCTGGGGCCCGGACGGGCGGGCCGCCCCCGCCGAGGACTCCTCGCCGCACAGCCTCACCGCGGCCGCGGCCGACGAGGCCGCCGCCCACGTCGCCGCGGCGGTCCGGGCCGTGCGCCCGCACGTGCTCGTCACCTACGACGACGACGGCGGCTACGGCCACCCCGACCACGTCCGCACCTCCGCCGTCGCGGTGCGCGGCGCCGAGCTGGCCGCCCGTCCGGGCGCGGACGCCGACGGGGAGCCCGTCGACCCCTGGCACACCCCCCTCGTGTGGGCCGTCGAGGGCGAGGCGCGGTCCGAGGACCCGCGGCCGCAGGCCGCGGTGCACGGCTCCGCCGGGCGCAAGCGGGCCGCCATGGCCGCCCACGCCACCCAGCTGGTGCTCTCCGGGGACGGCTCGCGCTTCGCCCTCTCGAACGGGGTGTGGCAGCCCTTCAGCGCCCTCGAGACCTACCGGCTGCTCGCCGGGGACCCGGACGCGGTCGCCGCGGAGGAGGAGACGCCCGGTCGCGCCCGGGCATCCGTGCTCTCGGCCCTCGTGACGTCCGTCGCGGCCGGGGCCGTGGCGGCGTCCGTGGCCACGGTGCTGCACAGCGCCGTCTGGTACGCGCCCGCCGGGTGGTGGCTCCCGTGGGGGCTGCTCTTCGCGACCGCCCTGCTGCTCAGCGTGTCCCTGTGGGTCGGCACCGCGACCCGCCGCGTGTGGGCCGCCGCCGTGCCGGGGCTGACCGGCTACCTCGTCTCCTGGCTCTTCGCCTACGGCGGGGACGGTTCCGTGATCGTCGTGACGGACCCCGGCACGCCCGTGGGGATCCTGGGGCTGGCCTGGTTCGGGCTGGTCTTCGCGACGACCCTGCTGTCCGTGCTCGTCACGGCCCGGTGGCTGCGCGCCCGGCGGCGCAGGACCGGCGCGGGCTGA
- a CDS encoding winged helix DNA-binding domain-containing protein, with product MSSPAVLTDREIGLARLAAHGLVRPEDVAPEDVVRALGAVQAQDLPGALVSVALRRAGGSDGLRQAFDDGRIVRTWPMRGTLHLVPAEDLRAWLAVLGPRTVASTSARRRALGIDERLDAARESALAALRHGPQPRERLHAAWEEAGLLGEPGRAYHLMLALHLDATLCLGPLTADGRDQLVVPVADWVPAAGEEAAVPGAAAGGTPPVVARWVRRYLRGHGPASVADAARWAALPRSAVRAALAGADGVVAVHDRAGRELWCATEVLEGPAPGGRRAAGVFLLPPFDEYVLGYGDRSHVLAPAHAARIVPGGNGVFKPTLVAGGRIVGTWGRVRRAGGAELVLDPFEELSAARRTAAERAFARLPAL from the coding sequence GTGAGCTCCCCGGCCGTCCTGACGGACCGCGAGATCGGCCTCGCCCGGCTCGCGGCCCACGGGCTCGTGCGCCCGGAGGACGTGGCGCCCGAGGACGTGGTGCGCGCCCTCGGGGCCGTCCAGGCCCAAGACCTGCCCGGCGCCCTGGTGTCGGTCGCCCTGCGGCGGGCCGGCGGGTCCGACGGCCTGCGGCAGGCCTTCGACGACGGCCGGATCGTGCGCACGTGGCCCATGCGCGGGACCCTGCACCTGGTGCCCGCCGAGGACCTGCGCGCGTGGCTGGCGGTCCTGGGTCCCCGCACCGTCGCCTCGACGTCCGCCCGGCGCCGGGCCCTGGGCATCGACGAGCGGCTCGACGCGGCCCGGGAGAGCGCCCTCGCCGCGCTGCGCCACGGCCCGCAGCCCCGTGAACGCCTGCACGCCGCGTGGGAGGAGGCCGGGCTGCTGGGCGAGCCTGGCCGGGCCTACCACCTGATGCTCGCCCTGCACCTGGACGCGACCCTGTGCCTGGGCCCGCTGACGGCGGACGGCCGGGACCAGCTCGTGGTGCCCGTCGCGGACTGGGTCCCCGCCGCGGGGGAGGAGGCGGCCGTGCCCGGGGCGGCCGCCGGCGGCACTCCGCCCGTCGTCGCCCGCTGGGTGCGCCGGTACCTGCGCGGCCACGGCCCGGCCTCCGTCGCGGACGCCGCCCGGTGGGCGGCCCTGCCGCGCTCCGCGGTGCGCGCCGCGCTGGCGGGGGCCGACGGTGTCGTGGCGGTGCACGACCGCGCCGGCCGCGAGCTGTGGTGCGCCACCGAGGTGCTCGAGGGCCCCGCACCCGGCGGGCGCCGCGCCGCCGGGGTCTTCCTGCTGCCGCCCTTCGACGAGTACGTCCTGGGCTACGGGGACCGCTCCCACGTGCTGGCCCCGGCCCACGCGGCGCGGATCGTCCCCGGCGGCAACGGGGTCTTCAAGCCCACCCTCGTGGCGGGCGGGCGGATCGTGGGGACCTGGGGGCGCGTGCGCCGCGCCGGTGGAGCCGAGCTCGTGCTCGACCCGTTCGAGGAGCTCTCGGCGGCCCGCCGCACGGCCGCCGAGCGGGCCTTCGCGCGGCTGCCGGCGCTCTGA